In Ananas comosus cultivar F153 linkage group 10, ASM154086v1, whole genome shotgun sequence, the following proteins share a genomic window:
- the LOC109716711 gene encoding TPR repeat-containing thioredoxin TTL1-like: protein MSHTGASMTNGHVGADALSDRFDGAVAFDANKPDAKEIFALASAATTSSSSTGSSAGLAGRRTHSGEFLFGSSREAAHNSAGAVASKPGHRRTGSVPIIPTAASTTSTATSPVTHALPAGNICPSGKIAKPGAAPLRPAARSDVLGSGTVNYGHGSIMRGGGGGSSNGTASAKVAVSMDNAEEVKRVGNEHYKKGRFEEALRLYERAIAMCPDNAACRSNRAAALIGLGRLGEAVRECEEAVRLDPAYGRAHHRFAALLIRLGQVDNARRHLFLASPQPDPVELQKLQAVEKHLSRCAEARKSGDWKSALGESDAAIAAGADSSPSLIALRAEALLRLHYLSEAELAVSNASKLVDCSSSCCSVARAFGFLSLSYIFFVRAQVEMALGRFENAVGAAEKSKQADPGNVEVTTMLNKVKAVARARSLGNELFNCGKFAEACLAYGEGLKHDPLNSVLYCNRAACRYKLRQWEKSIDDCNEALRIQPNYIKALLRRAASNGKIERWAECVRDYEVLSKELPGDIEVAEALFHAQVALKTSRGEEVSNLKFGGEVEEITGIEQFQTAITLPGVSVVHFMASLNEHCSKISPFVDALCTRYPSVNFLKVDISESPAVAKAENVRTIPTFKIYKNGARVKEMICPSQQVLEYSVRHYVF, encoded by the exons atgtcCCACACGGGTGCCAGCATGACCAACGGCCATGTCGGCGCCGACGCGCTCTCCGATCGCTTCGACGGCGCCGTCGCCTTCGACGCCAACAAGCCGGATGCGAAGGAGATCTTCGCGCTCGCGTCCGCCGCCACCACGAGCAGCAGCTCCACCGGCTCCTCTGCCGGCCTCGCGGGGCGCCGAACTCACTCGGGCGAGTTTCTCTTCGGGTCGAGCAGGGAGGCCGCTCACAACTCCGCCGGCGCCGTCGCTTCCAAACCCGGGCACCGCCGCACGGGCTCCGTCCCGATCATCCCCACCGCGGCCTCCACGACCAGCACGGCCACTTCCCCCGTGACCCACGCACTCCCCGCCGGGAACATCTGCCCCTCGGGGAAAATCGCGAAACCCGGCGCGGCGCCGCTGAGGCCCGCCGCGCGGAGCGACGTGCTCGGCTCCGGCACCGTTAATTATGGTCACGGGAGCATAATGCGGGGCGGGGGTGGCGGCAGCAGCAATGGCACCGCGTCGGCAAAGGTGGCTGTGAGTATGGATAATGCGGAGGAGGTGAAGAGGGTGGGGAATGAGCATTACAAGAAGGGGAGGTTCGAGGAGGCGCTGCGGCTCTACGAGAGGGCAATTGCAATGTGCCCGGATAACGCCGCGTGCCGCAGCAATCGTGCGGCCGCGCTTATCGGATTGGGGAGGCTGGGAGAGGCCGTGAGGGAGTGTGAGGAGGCCGTCCGGCTCGATCCGGCCTACGGGCGCGCGCACCATAGATTTGCTGCACTGCTCATACG GTTAGGGCAGGTTGATAATGCTCGGAGACACCTCTTCTTGGCTAGTCCACAACCGGATCCCGTTGAGTTGCAGAAGCTACAAGCAGTAGAGAAGCACTTGAGCAGATGCGCAGAAGCCAGGAAGAGTGGAGACTGGAAAAGTGCTTTAGGGGAAAGCGATGCTGCTATTGCAGCAGGGGCAGATTCATCTCCCTCG CTCATTGCTTTAAGAGCAGAAGCACTTCTCCGACTTCATTACCTCTCTGAAGCTGAGTTGGCTGTGTCCAATGCGTCCAAACTTGTTGATTGTTCCTCTTCATGCTGCTCGGTTGCAAGGGCTTTTggttttctctccctctcctacATCTTTTTTGTTCGTGCCCAAGTAGAAATGGCATTGGGAAG GTTCGAGAATGCAGTTGGAGCAGCTGAAAAATCAAAGCAAGCAGATCCCGGAAATGTAGAAGTGACAACAATGCTTAACAAAGTAAAAGCCGTGGCCCGAGCCCGATCCCTAGGGAACGAGCTCTTCAATTGTGGAAAGTTCGCAGAGGCTTGCTTAGCTTATGGAGAAGGGCTTAAGCATGATCCCTTGAACTCCGTCCTCTACTGCAACAGAGCAGCTTGCAGATACAAGCTCAGACAGTGGGAGAAGTCTATTGATGATTGCAATGAAGCCCTTAGGATTCAACCAAATTACATTAAGGCCCTCCTTAGACGTGCTGCCTCAAATGGCaag ATTGAAAGATGGGCTGAATGTGTGAGAGATTATGAGGTTCTCAGTAAGGAACTTCCTGGTGACATCGAAGTGGCAGAGGCTCTGTTCCATGCTCAAGTGGCACTTAAGACGTCTCGTGGTGAGGAAGTATCAAATCTCAAGTTTGGAGGAGAGGTTGAAGAAATCACGGGCATCGAGCAGTTCCAAACAGCTATAACTCTGCCCG GAGTTTCTGTCGTCCACTTCATGGCATCGCTGAATGAGCATTGCAGCAAAATCTCGCCATTCGTTGATGCTTTGTGTACCCGATATCCATCTGTGAATTTTCTAAAG GTTGATATAAGCGAGAGTCCTGCTGTCGCCAAAGCAGAGAACGTGAGGACAATCCCCACATTCAAAATCTACAAGAATGGCGCGAGGGTGAAGGAGATGATTTGCCCTAGCCAGCAAGTATTAGAGTACTCTGTGAGGCACTATGTATTTTGA
- the LOC109716151 gene encoding glucan endo-1,3-beta-glucosidase 14-like, translating to MASSLLLKPRALPIFLLLCILSSEFGFIRRGFAVGINYGQVANNLPEPEQVLALLTSLKIAKTRIYDTNPRVLTAFANSNVDIVVTVPNDAVALVTDPREAAEWVATNVKPYYPATRITGIAVGNEVYTTGDAALMTNLVPAMLSLHSALADIGLDQYIHVSTANSLAVLANSYPPSLGTFRPELVNLIEPFLKFLEETNAPFWVNAYPYFAYKDDPEKIPLDYVLFNPNAGTVDPNTGLHYDNMLYAQVDALLFAMARMGIAAVDVRVSETGWPSRGDPNEAGATIDNARTYNRNLLLRQARGEGTPLRPARRLEVYLFALFNEDLKPGPTSERNYGLYQPDGTMAYNVGLTALTGSASVSLTSSAVRELRSEFGGMWCWLLVFSLTFQALVTRRAI from the exons atggCCTCTTCCTTATTGTTGAAGCCAAGGGCATTGCCTATTTTTCTACTGTTGTGTATTCTCTCCTCAG AATTTGGCTTCATCCGGCGCGGCTTCGCGGTCGGAATAAACTACGGCCAAGTCGCCAACAATCTGCCGGAGCCGGAGCAGGTCCTCGCCCTGCTGACATCCCTAAAGATTGCGAAGACGCGCATCTACGACACGAACCCGCGCGTGCTCACGGCCTTCGCCAACTCAAACGTCGACATCGTCGTCACCGTCCCCAACGACGCGGTGGCGCTCGTCACCGACCCCCGCGAGGCCGCCGAGTGGGTCGCGACGAACGTGAAGCCCTACTACCCGGCCACGCGGATCACGGGGATCGCCGTGGGCAACGAGGTGTACACCACCGGCGACGCGGCGCTCATGACCAACCTCGTCCCCGCCATGCTCAGCCTCCACTCGGCGCTCGCCGACATCGGATTGGATCAGTACATACATGTCTCGACGGCGAATTCGCTCGCCGTGCTCGCGAATTCGTATCCGCCGTCGCTCGGCACGTTCCGGCCCGAGCTCGTGAACCTGATCGAGCCGTTCCTGAAGTTCCTGGAGGAGACCAACGCGCCCTTCTGGGTCAACGCATACCCCTACTTCGCCTACAAGGACGACCCGGAAAAG ATTCCGCTGGACTACGTGCTGTTCAACCCGAACGCCGGCACGGTGGACCCAAACACCGGCCTGCACTACGACAACATGCTGTACGCGCAGGTCGACGCCCTGTTGTTCGCGATGGCGAGGATGGGCATCGCGGCGGTGGACGTGCGGGTGTCGGAGACAGGGTGGCCGTCGCGGGGGGACCCGAACGAGGCCGGGGCCACCATCGACAACGCCCGTACCTACAACCGCAACCTGCTGCTGCGCCAGGCGCGCGGCGAGGGCACTCCGCTGCGCCCCGCGCGGCGCCTCGAGGTCTACCTGTTCGCGCTCTTCAACGAGGACCTCAAGCCCGGGCCGACGTCCGAGCGGAACTACGGGCTGTACCAGCCCGACGGCACCATGGCGTACAACGTCGGCCTCACGGCATTGACGGGGTCGGCCTCTGTTTCCCTCACGTCCTCCGCCGTCAGG GAATTAAGGAGTGAATTTGGAGGCATGTGGTGTTGGCTTTTGGTGTTCTCATTGACTTTCCAAGCTTTGGTGACAAGAAGAGCCATATAG